Part of the Henckelia pumila isolate YLH828 chromosome 2, ASM3356847v2, whole genome shotgun sequence genome is shown below.
tgagagagtttcTAAGAATCATTTCTTAGCTTCtccttcacaaaattttgaaatttagtgaaattttgtgaagaaaaagctgaaaagtgttttttaaaagctctaccaaacactaccttagtatAGTTGTGCCCGCAAATAGTCACACATATATTTCATATGGGTCTTACACGAAATTGAGCCACTCGTGATCTTATTCTATAAGATCGAATAATCTCTGAAATATCAAGTCAAAAGTATTCGGGGCTTAACAAAATTTCGGCTAAACCGTTAATCGACTTAAGCAAATTAATTTGAATAATTCcgtttgattaattattttggttttatttttaagaaatcaATTTATTTTGGTTTGTTCCGTTCGGTTTCAGTTTCTTGGATAGAAATTTGATTTAACCGtaatttttaaatgaattaacTTTTAAATTGGGTCATTATATTTGTATAGTATCGGGTTTTATTGTTGGCCCAATTTACAGCTTTTTATCCGGTTTTAAGCTCTgcctaataaaaattttattaacagAAAATAATCACCCATTATTTCTAGAATTGTCCATATATGCgatacaaaataatattttttatataaaaataaaaaattttcattcATCGATCAAGTTAGAGATTCGTCTCATAAAATTGAACCGTAAAACGGTCGCATGAGAGTTTttgtggaaaaaaataaaaaagaatttgTTTAGGAAATTTATATATCATATCTGAATAAAACATTTACTATATAGTAGTAAATATACTTCTAAATTTCGTATAACTGATAGCATAGAAGATTattagtaataaaaaaaaaatcacttcTAAAGTCTTTAATTTCAAAATAGTGTCTCGATAGTTTTGATATAATATCtaaaattttcatataaaaCATTAACAAACACCAAATAATATCTTAAAGAAAAACCATCTCATGCAGATTCAAATAGGTTGCAAGataaattttgtttaataaaCTGAAATTTAATGCACCAACTTCTACTTTCGTTCATACTACTCTTACACAATGATTTGAGCAAAACTTCATCCATTCTTGCAGCACACTGCGAACGGTCTCATGTCGCCTCTCGCTTCTTGTTCTACCAGCGCTCAGCGGCTTGCCTGCTCGGTTGAGAATCCCTCGCTTGGCCCTTGTCGACATCAGAATGGTTGCCATTCTGAAACCTCCCATTGCTAGTGGCCCGGTTAGTGTCTCTTCCCCTAGGATAATTGTTTTGATATCGAGCCCTTGGCGGAGACCTCCCCTTGCCTTTGTTATTACCTGCAGAAACATGTTATGATCAGACATCAGCATTGGAGAGAAATCAAATATGTTCACAATTCGAAACATTTATTCGACCATTTGTTTCGTGCATACTCTGATGTAGCTCATGCAGAATCGTAGTATAAAAGTTCGATAAAGATATGAACATTCCAGAAAAAAAAGACCAGTACCATCATGCAAAACTATGCAGAATAGCCACGTGCATCTCAAGTGAAAATGTATTTGTCATATAAGTTTACACTGGCGATTTAGTGAGACACATGGCCTGTGATCGTTTCAAAGGTTACCTTGATTGGAAGCCTTCCTGTGCGAGATATAAGATTCCTTTTCGCCAAAGTAAATATGGTGAGCCTGAAAACAGATGAATCAGCATTCAAGAACTACGAATCCAAGAATATCATTGTTTATAAGGATCCACGGTTACGATATATATGTAATAAAGTAGTGTAAATATCTTGATATGATAGAATGAGAATTGCAACATGTACCTCTACTGCACGACGAGCAGAATCCGCAGACTCAAATTCCACAAATCCACAGCAAAATCCGTCCTGGTGACAAATAACGACCCAAATCAATAaagacaagaaaaatatataatcaaACACAAAAGGTTATAAATAAAAAGCCTATGCATACCTCATGTCTTCTGATCTGGATGCTATCTAAACCTCTCCTAACTGGTCCAAATTTTTTAACTTCTTCTGCTATCGCTTGTTTAGTAACATCATAAGGTAATTTTCCTATGTATATTCCATGACCTGTAATTATATTTTCGAATAAATTATACCGAAGGCGAAATGGTATGGAAGGATAAGTAGCCGCATAAACTTCTAAGCCCCAAAAAGTTACCTTCTACATAAGCATTAGTATTATCTGATACTTTCGAAGATCCATTTCCAGGTGGAGAAGATGCTTTTGGAGTTGAAACTGCGGTTTTATAGTCAGCTTTAGGAGTTGAAACGGCTGTTTTATAGTCGGCTTTCAAAGGAAAGCTAACAGATTTTGGAGAAGTCACGTGATTAACTTTTGCCAACTGCAGATAGACACGTTGTTGATTATGTGGATGTCTAAAGAAAAGGAATATAAATCTAACGTAGAAAGTGTAAAATAACATACAATAGAAGCATAGCTGATTTTCGGAGAATCCTCTTTAATGTTAGACGCAGGTGCAAGAGTTGAATTTGTGTCCTCATGCGAAGCCTCGGAAGAATCAGAAGAAATGTTTATCGTGACAGATTCTTTCAAGACAGCAGGAGCAGGACCGGAATTTTCCACAACATTTCCATTTTCAACCTCAAATTCAGTTTGTGAAGATTTATGGCAAATGAATGTAGTACTAGGAGCTGGAAATccaatttaaaaaaaagattCAGACAAATAGACAGCTCTAACTAAAACTGAACGGTGTTGTAACGAGCCAGGATTGAGACAAGACCTGAACTCTGAGTTGGAGCAGCTTGATCAGTACTTTGATTGCTTTTGTCATCATCAGGAACAACAATATTTGTTATTGACTCACATACGTCAGTGTATCTAAAAATATCATTCAAGACAAAGAAGCCTCTCTCTTGTTTCGCCAAAAAGAATGTTTGATGAAAAATCTTTTTTGTAATATCTTTTCCAGTCAAAACTCCCGTTACCGCAACCACGACTCCTCCGTCCTTAGAATTTTGGGCGTCCACGTGTTTGAGATCAACAGACCAATTCTTATATTCAGAAGACATAATCTTGTCATCAATTCCCTGCATGAGATAATGACAATATATGCCACGCTTTAGTTGAGCAATTAATGAACCGGAAAAAAATTCATTGTATCAATGTAACAACCGATAAAACTACACTAAAAACCACGGAAAACATTTTAGTGGTAAGTTCTTCTTAAAATACTTACGCGTAATGTTGTCACTGATGTCACTGCACCATCAGGTTCCGCCCAGCCTAGCTGGCTTGACTCCTGATAAAACTTGTGGACATTTTCAGGACATATGTCGAGTAATGCGTAGTATTGCTTCACAAAGGAACTCGCCACATCTTGGGCAGAAAGTCCTGATTCAGTCACCATCTCTGCAAATTTTGGTCGAACTTATCGTCAGAATATATGTTACCATATTATCAAGATTCTCTCAAAATGTATAGAATGCAACCTCTAGCTTAATAATCTGCCCGAGCTAATAATAACAGGATCAAATGCATGAAAAATGCGCGTGCACACACGCACGTGCACgcatatatgtacatacataCAAATATAAAAAGTAAAACACGTGATCAGAAACCGTTATTAGTTGGAAAAACTACTAAAATTGCCAGAGGCCCACATCAACAAGCATTTGGAAATTTAAAAGGGTGATTGATTATCAAAGAAAGCGGCATGATATGATTTCCAAATAGATATATATCCGTAATTCGTAAAGATAAAAGCTTGCATTTAAGACAAGCAATAATAGAATCAGAATGCGCTGAAAATTCGACTAAGTAGACTCTTTTGACCGAGTTTCACTCCCATTTGAAGCATGAACTGATAAAAAGATACCTCATAtttaacaaaagaaaactcaaaGCCCAAACTAAAAGAATGAATTACCCATAAAATCAACATGGACCAACGTCTTCCAGTTAAATCAATTCTTAAGGGatacaaattttcgaaaaaagaTAACATGTCCTCTAATTTACTTGACAAACATGGTGAATGAGATAACTAAATCAAACACATAGCCATCAAGAAACACACCTCTACCCAAAAAGAGATCACGACCGAAATAACCACAAAAGGCCAAAAAAAACCCAATCCCAACTTATATCTCAACAAGTTGAACAAAATCAGATTCTTGAACTAATGccaaaaaaaacatgaaaaattacCCAATGCCTAATGCAGAactcgaaaaaaaaaatcaatcattGGGAAAAAGAGAGTCCAATTTTTTTATCACCcaattcattcaaattcaaacccTTAAAATCAGCCAATATATACAGCAAAAAAAAACCCAGTCTTATATGAAAACACCATAAAACCTGCGTCCAGATCCCACAAACAAGGGCTGTaataagagagaaaaaaaacacGAAGATAAAAACATGGTTTCCGACCTTTTGCGCAGGAAACTTCGAAAACGCTGTCAGAAAGATTAAAAAAAGAACCTTCGACTTCCAGAACCCAAGATTTCTTTCACGGGTTTTATCAGTGAAAGGTCGCAAAAAACAGAGAATTTGAAGAGATAAAATAAAAAGGGGAAAAGGCAAGATTTTGAAGGGAGGAGTAAACTGTAACCCAATAAATAAATGGCAAAAAATTTTGGGAGCGAATTTATATGGAGAAAGAAAGATGAAGCGGTGGGATTGGACAGTACTAGGTTCCATTTCTCACTCCAAATCAAAACTGGGATTCTGGTTTCCTTCTTTGCTTGAGAGTCTTGTTTGGGggataaatttattttccctTTTTTCTCTTCGTTCCTTTGTCTTTTTGTTTCCTTTTCCCCTCGAATTTTCCTTGTGTTTTTGGGTGGCAGCATCACGTTTGGAATTCATCCGCTGGCAGTGGCGTGGGGCCCGTTCGGAGATTTTAAAGAaagctttttattttattttattttgttttatttatttggatTCTGTGTATAAGTTGACTCGTTTGCCAAAATCAATTGTACGATGGTTGACCACTTTCTGACCATGTGGGAGTTGACTGATTTAAACTAATTTCTATGATCTTATAATTGAGATATAGTTGTTGAGTCGGGGAAATATCTGTTCAGTTGAATTAATCAATCGAACCGAATTAATTCGATAAGTTTGGAATTTTTGTTTACTTCGTTAGTttggtttgttttttttataaatttttggtTAAATCGAATCATCGAacttttttacaaaaatatatatgagTATAATattgttaaattgtttttattaaattagCGCTTCGTTGCACGTGTTGAATGtttacacagttaaaataaatatctataaTTATAACTTTTGTTGTTTTAAAATCAACTAGTATTTCATCAGTACGATGCATAGAGCGTATTTcgtatataatattattaaacaTTAGATAATACAAAAATTTTGACAATTCAATTAAAACGTACTCAAGCTAACTTAACCATGACTACTACATCTGACGTGGAAAAAAGATTATTACAAATTATGAAAAACTTTTTTAAGTATGACATTTGTCGTTGAGTTTTCCTCGTTACCATCTGCATCACATATTAAAAGTTTGAGGCTCTTAGGATTTGTAACTCTGGATAAAGCAACGTATAGTTGGCCATCACTGAAAACaggttttttcaaaaaaaaaaaaaaagtcttgCATGAGATCATGATTGTCCTTGATTTTTGTTAATTGTCATTGTATACGAAACGATCAATGGAAATTATCTTCGTTGGAACTTGAAAGTAAGTCTTGGATCAGAAGGTGTCAATGACATTCTTGGAACAAGCACTACATGACCAGCATTACTTCCAGTAAGAATATGTCCTTCCAAAACATGGTTCCTAAACCTCGTTATAATCAATCTAGTTCCATTGCATAATCCAAGAGAATGATCTATGTTTCGTAACAACATAACCGGAGTTCCAACCTTCAAGTCTAGCTCGTGATTAGGAACTCTAGAACATCTAATTCCATTTAAGAATTCGGGCGTATGTACATCATGCAGTAGATCAACATTTTTATCCGAATGGCACGCTGAATCAGAGCTTAAATACAATATTCTCTCCAAATTGTTTAGTGATGTCATGTATTCATTTATGGATTGAATTAACAACATCAAGAGTCGGTGCTAATATAGCTTTATGTTGTATCACTTATCGTGGTACCAAACAACGGATATGTACTCTCCACTATTGTGGCAATAGTATTATCGCAGTCTTTCAGCAACATTTCATCTGGAATATCAATGTTCGCATAGCCATCATTtggttctttaatttttttcatgtcCTATATCTGCATTCTATTCCGAAAATATCTTAATTTCATCACTTTCTTCATCACAAGCCAAATTCAGTCGCATATTCTTAGTCAATCTCAAAACTATGCAGTGTCTCCATAGATATGATGAATTAATAGTAGCATGAACAATATATTGTCTACTTTCCTTCGGAATAATAGGCAAAACATGTCGAAAATCACCATCGAATACAATTGTCTTGCCTTCAAAATGGAGTTGAAAGTTTGAAGGATTTGCAAGTCTCATTAAGTCGCACATGCTTCTTTTAAGTGATTCGAAACAAAATTTGTGCATCATTGGAGCTTCATCCTATATGATAATTAAGTTTGGATTTCACAATAAGTTCCGCAAGATGACTCCCTTGTTTGATATTACATGTTGATTCTTCATTGGGATTAAAAGAAATTGCTAATAGAAAATGAGTAGTTCTTATACCAGGAAAAAAAAGATATGTGATACCACTGGATGCCACATTTAATACAATTTCTCCTAACGATCTCAAGGCTGCCGATAGGGTCTTCCaaacaaatatttttccagtaccTCCATAAccataaacaaaaaatattccacctttgtttgaatcaactgGAACAATTACTGTGTCATGAACATAACGTTGCTcgtgatttaaatttttcagGAGATGTTCATATTGTTCTGACAAAGATCTTCTATCATAACTCAACTCATATTGTACTAACCtgtttcttgaagattgaaaatATTGATCACCGAGAAACGACATTGATTGAAAATCATGTAGACTCTTTCCACAACCTCGCAAAAGCTTTTCAATTTCCACCAAtgcataatttttaattttgtcctTGTTTAGTTGTAATTCtgtaaaaaaatacaataaaattaacaaattttgtaaaaaaaaaatattactataaAATAAGAGTTGTGATATTACCTAGTGCTTACCGTGGTGTTTTATCAAGTTTCGTTGTCTGTACAAAATACCATGTGATAACTATGTCCAACAGGACTCCCAAACTGCTTCGGGTCGGCTGATGCAATCTGATGATTACAGTGTAGCGAAAAGAACTCTCAGTTATCGTGTTGAAGCCCATTGACTTGTCTTAACAATACCATCAATATACTCATTGTCATCGTTTAACAATCCTAATCCACAACAAGCATCGCGAAAGGACTGATATTGAACATCATTAACAAAAGATATATCATCGTAGCATTTTGCACCATGACTGACATTCAATAGACATCTTAAGTAATACAAATCCCCGCATCCAGGTGGAACGAAAAAGATATGTCCAATAGAGaatctttgtttctttggaaccCATTCACGTGCATCTTGATTTCAGACAAATTTCATTGGAAACTGAGCATACGTTAATTCTCTCGCcttgagatatttttttattctcttCGAACCAAGCTAAAACATGCtctgattattttttttttgagaaaaaaaccATTTTCCATTAAGGCCCCAATTGATATCAAAAGTcagaccaattttttttttttttttaaaaaagtgttttttggCTAATAAGGTGTTTGAATGATCAAATAAGTgcttaaaaacatttttttaagtaaaaaaaaagaaatttttcaaaagcaaaaaattatagcttaaaaaagcacttatttttaaaaatcactacaaaatccaaacggtCTCTAAATATGACATacatcaaaatttatttaatttttttgaaattaaacaACAAATCGTAACTTCAGTATCACATTTATCCCCATATATCTCTACTATCTCTACTATTTTATAATACTTGAGGACCTTTTAAAAACTGTTTTGTGAAAACACCAACTTTTCTACCAAATTTACCAACTTTTCTACCAAATTTACCCTTTACATTCACGACTACTTTTCTATTTCTATTAAATATCTATCGAACCAAATTGTATTTTACTCACATCTTTCTCACTCCACGTCTCCTCTTGGAAACTGCTCACGTTGTTTATCCCTTCAAGCACGGTTTCTTCTCCAAATTTCCACTGAAACAGGTATGTTTTGAATATGCTCCTTTCAATATTTACAGTTGTTGTTGGTTTGGATTTACAAAGTGTCTTACGGACCAAACCCGGTAATAAGTGGCAGTAATTTTTTTCTTCCTTCTTCTTGGGGCCAAATTGAATCTGAAAGGAAACAGATTGAGTTTCTgatatgtggaatttgattttGTAAATTGCTGAAAACTTTTTCATCCGTATCGTTGCACCAAATTTCCTTATAAGACCAACCTAAacaaaaaattggattttgtgtGCATATAAAGTGTGAGGAATCAACGAACGTGGATTCAAAATTAATGAGTTTCAAATTTTGCAGGCTTCATCCAATAGGAGATTCTATCATTTGGATCTTTTAGCTTTCCTTACGGTGAAGACCTTCACGCACAGAATTGGGGAAAGTTATAATTGAGTTTACTCTAAGTCAATTACTATATCATTATCATTCGATAGTTAATTGTGATAAACGCCCTGTATTATCTTTAATTTACATATACACCATGTTTAGGCATGAATGCCAAAAACTAAACTTTCTTTAATTTCACGTCGGTTATTTAGCTTACATCAAGTAAATGATTTGATATTGTTAATTGCCTTGGTTGTTTAATACGCTTGATGATTTTGTTTGAGTATTTTTTGGTTGGTTACTTAGTTACAGCAAAAGAATTTCCACTTAAGAAGGTTGTCAAGGTTAACCATTTATTTGGTATGCACTACTCCTTGATATTTTGGGTGCATTCTTGAGTCCTCATTTTTGAAGCGGCGTTTATCAGGGTAATGTATTGCTATGTGAGATCAAGGTATCATTTTCGCTATTTACATAGTTGTCTTATGATCTATATATCAGAATTGTTCTAATATTTGCTTTCAATTTCCACTTTCTATGTTTTTTGGAGGCAAAGAATATACTTTTAGAAAGAGAAAGTGCATCGTTGAAGGGCAGAAGAATGAGACATTGCAAAATAtgttaacaaaatttttaacggtttgttaatttattattattattattatcattatcataATTATTTTCTCTATTTGTCATATTCATCCGTAGAAAAGTAGTACCCAGATgatgaaattttatatattattttctgtATATTTTATGTTGTTAGTGTTCTTGAGGTAAAATCGAAATTATTCTTCATCTTATGTTTGCAATGTTCCCATTGATTTATGCATATTTTATGTCGTGTGTTTGCAACAATCCCAccattttatgtttattttttgtCGTTTGATTCTTTTGATATATTGAACTGAttgggatttatttatttttttgcaaagATTGTTTAGTAATTAgcctattatttattattaattcgttttttttaagagaaagccaaagttttgatgtatttgattttttttttcgagaATAAGATATTAACTCAATCGATCAAAGTTTCAAAATATGAACTATTGGAATAGCTAGACATCCATATCATTTCACTTGGTGTTTTATTCTCCTGATTTGTTCCTATCAACTCCTATTCTTTCTCAATTAATTTAAATGTTAAATCATGGATCAAATCTATATTTTATGTTttcaaatta
Proteins encoded:
- the LOC140883323 gene encoding nuclear transport factor 2-like isoform X2, with product MVTESGLSAQDVASSFVKQYYALLDICPENVHKFYQESSQLGWAEPDGAVTSVTTLRGIDDKIMSSEYKNWSVDLKHVDAQNSKDGGVVVAVTGVLTGKDITKKIFHQTFFLAKQERGFFVLNDIFRYTDVCESITNIVVPDDDKSNQSTDQAAPTQSSAPSTTFICHKSSQTEFEVENGNVVENSGPAPAVLKESVTINISSDSSEASHEDTNSTLAPASNIKEDSPKISYASILAKVNHVTSPKSVSFPLKADYKTAVSTPKADYKTAVSTPKASSPPGNGSSKVSDNTNAYVEGHGIYIGKLPYDVTKQAIAEEVKKFGPVRRGLDSIQIRRHEDGFCCGFVEFESADSARRAVEAHHIYFGEKESYISHRKASNQGNNKGKGRSPPRARYQNNYPRGRDTNRATSNGRFQNGNHSDVDKGQARDSQPSRQAAERW
- the LOC140883323 gene encoding nuclear transport factor 2-like isoform X1: MEPKMVTESGLSAQDVASSFVKQYYALLDICPENVHKFYQESSQLGWAEPDGAVTSVTTLRGIDDKIMSSEYKNWSVDLKHVDAQNSKDGGVVVAVTGVLTGKDITKKIFHQTFFLAKQERGFFVLNDIFRYTDVCESITNIVVPDDDKSNQSTDQAAPTQSSAPSTTFICHKSSQTEFEVENGNVVENSGPAPAVLKESVTINISSDSSEASHEDTNSTLAPASNIKEDSPKISYASILAKVNHVTSPKSVSFPLKADYKTAVSTPKADYKTAVSTPKASSPPGNGSSKVSDNTNAYVEGHGIYIGKLPYDVTKQAIAEEVKKFGPVRRGLDSIQIRRHEDGFCCGFVEFESADSARRAVEAHHIYFGEKESYISHRKASNQGNNKGKGRSPPRARYQNNYPRGRDTNRATSNGRFQNGNHSDVDKGQARDSQPSRQAAERW